The following DNA comes from Erigeron canadensis isolate Cc75 chromosome 3, C_canadensis_v1, whole genome shotgun sequence.
GTAGATCGGTTGGGCAGAAAGATTTTAGCTGccatacaaaaatgcacatcCGCGGTGGAACAACTTAGAACGGGCAACCCTCCGGATAACTTTGATGACTACATGTGCATGGCAGCGAGAACTTCTCGCGAAAGCCTTGATCATTTTTGCAGCGCGGTCATTGAGTTATATCGTGACGAGTACTTACGTAGGCCAACTAGTCATGATGTTTCCCGGTTGTACGAAGCACATGAACGGAGAAACAAGATTTGGGGAATGCTAGGAAGATTCCTCCAGGGTCGCTCAACGATATCAATGTCTTGAATCAATCGAGTTTGTATATGAGGGAGCGAAATTCAACGACTCCTGACTCGTCTTTTACCATAAACGACAGGCGTTACAAACGAGGATATTATCTTACCAATGAAATCTATCCTAGGTGGGCGACTCATGTCAAGGCAATGCCATATCCGACTGAAACATATGACAAGAAGTTCAAGAAAGTTCAAGAATCGGCAAGAAATGATGTAGAGCGAGCGTTTGGtgttttgaaaggaaaatgTGGGATTTTGAGTCGGCCAATGCGAGCGATGACGGTCGACAAGATTACTAACATCGTGCATGCGTGTATTATATTGCACAACATGATTATAAAGGATGATGGAAAGGTAATATCATCGGTTCGTATTGTGGATAGGGGAGTTCTAGTGGTTTATAACCACGATGCAGTGGATGAgatagaagatgaagaagttcATCATCGTCTTCGATATGATTTTACAGAGCACGTTGGGAGGCTAAATTTATCCCATCTCGACGACTCAACCAATACTGATTACTGATTTAtttatgtagttttttttattcgtaataaaatgtatgtgtttttattttattttatgttttgtatttttaaatttttaatcgctaaatgaaatgtatgtgttttctttatatatttagttagttatatttaaaagggttaattatgtaaagtttataaatgttaaggataaattattaaaatgtgaagaaaaagtTAGAATTGATGTTTGCcactaaaaaaa
Coding sequences within:
- the LOC122592068 gene encoding uncharacterized protein LOC122592068; this encodes MLMRDYFVENPKFGPVWFRERFRMSQRLFLKIVTDIEQRFVYFQERVDRLGRKILAAIQKCTSAVEQLRTGNPPDNFDDYMCMAARTSRESLDHFCSAVIELYRDEYLRRPTSHDVSRLYEAHERRNKIWGMLGRFLQGRSTISMS
- the LOC122592069 gene encoding uncharacterized protein LOC122592069, which codes for MRERNSTTPDSSFTINDRRYKRGYYLTNEIYPRWATHVKAMPYPTETYDKKFKKVQESARNDVERAFGVLKGKCGILSRPMRAMTVDKITNIVHACIILHNMIIKDDGKVISSVRIVDRGVLVVYNHDAVDEIEDEEVHHRLRYDFTEHVGRLNLSHLDDSTNTDY